The following is a genomic window from Paenibacillus sp. FSL R5-0766.
ACGTTCAGCCAGTTCTATCAGATTGAACCCGCTGAAGAATTGGAGACACGTCCGATCCCCCAGCTAGATGGCATTGACCCTCCAGATGAGCCTTATTTTTCACTGGAACCTCTCGTAGGTCAAGATTCACCGCATCTCTATATGCTGGGTATTCCCTATTCGGGAGGTTCAGGTATGGAGGGATCAAAAGTCGCGGGATTTGAGCAATCTCTTCGGGCCGAATCTTGGAAAAAGGTAATGTATCCAGCTCTGACGCAATCCCGCATATCAGGACTATATGACATTGGCAGTGGCCAGAGATTACTTGAATCAGTAATAATGCAGGATTTGGGTACTTGCCAAACAGATGATACGGATTCTTCCTACTCGAAGGGGCTTAACTCAGCTCTGGTATATACCGAAAGGGAAGAGGCGCTACTGTGCTGCATTGGTGGAGATCATTCCATTACGTATTCCATCCTGAAATCCATATTGAGTCGATCCAATGCAAGAATCATACTCGTCCAGTTTGATGCCCACCATGATTGCGGGGTGGATGCTATTCATCAGAGTGAGATGCATCATGCCAATTTTGTGAGGCATCTACTGACGGAGGACGGCATCGCCGCAGTCGTGCAGATTGGTCTGCGCGGCCTTCGTTCTGTAGATCAGATGTACAAACATCCCAAATTGGTTCAGATTCCTGCAGAACAGATGACCCCGGAACGAGTGCGGACAACCCTGCTTGATATACAGCACAAGTTTCAGGCGGAGGCGGCCTATTTATCGTTTGACTTAGATTGTCTTGATCCTGGGAGTTTTCCTTATGTTGATTTTCCTATCAGTGGAGGCCCCTCATGGTTTAACACCCGAAACTGTGTGGTCGCAGCGCTGGAATCCTCCTTGCCCTACGTGGGCTTTGATATGGTGGAAGGACAGGAAGCGGAATCGGATGAATGCATTCCGGGGCAATATGAGATGGCCCTCAGAATGCTTACGTATATGATGGATGGCATGCATCGAAATTACCTGCGACATGGAAAAGTTGCTACTAGAGTTTCTCAAGCCTTGGAGGGGACACGTAGATGATGAACTTTAGATCTTTGTATGATATGTATCGTGAACAGGTCAGAGATGAACTTCATAAGGAGCGGCAGGATGGCATTCATTTGGGGTCCTTTTATGCACTGATGAACATTATCAAGGAGATGGCTCCGCTTAAGCCAAAACAGTCTGCGGAGTCCATCTGGATGGACTATCTCGCATTTCTTCGTACAATTAATGAACACAAAAAAAGCCCCTATTCGTTTATGGAGTGGGATGAGGTAGAGGGGCGGGAACATCTGCAGGCAACGTTGCGTGAAGGTGGGGCATTATTAACCTGGCATTATGGTTTTGTGAGGCACAATATGATTACGATTGGACAGGAAATACGTGCAGGCCATATGTCTGCCAAGCTTCCATTCTATCTGATCGCCGAGCAGGAAACAGTGGAACAGGAGAAGAAGCTGTCCGGTTGGGAGGCCATCCGCAAGTATGCAGGTGCGGAACTGCTCAATGCGGAGGATGAGATGATTGGTATCAGGCTGTATTCCCATTTGCGGAAAGGTGGATCATTCAGTCTTTTTGTAGATGGACAGACCGGATTCAATACGGATAACCATGCTGTTGAACTACCTTTTCTAAGTTCGAAAATTCGCACTCGAAGTGGTATTTTTCGTATTTTGGCCAAAACACAAAAGCCAGTATGTGTATACTTTATGACCCTTACAGAGGACTTTCGTTCCAAGATCGTTTTTCTGCCACCAGTTGTATTGGATCAGGATATTCAGGCTTCTGCTGATAGGATATACGAGCCATTTCGCGAGCAACTGTTAAGCCAACCAGCATTGTGGCGTTTCTGGGACAGGCATCACCAGCAGGTCATTCACTGGCGAGATGATGAAACGTCAATTACTGATGAAGCAGTCAGCCGTGTGGACTGGATTTCCAAGCCACTTGATGGTTTTGGACAGCTCGGTCTAAACACGGACAGTGGAGCAGTCTATAACATCAGTTCGTAGATGGAAGTGAGAGGAGGGGCGAAAGATGCAGTCTTTTACTACGGAGAGGCGTAACAATCTGTCGGTGCATGTGCTGCCAACTCAACAATATGCCAATGATTACGTGCAGATTAATCTGATCAATGCACAGCAAACCATACCCTCAGCAATATTTGTCATGATCGTCCGTTTGTTAATGAACAGCTGTCGTCGCTTTCCATCGAACCGGCTACTCCAGCAACAGTTATGGTCCCTGTATGGTGCAGACCTGACCTGTCGTTTTGATTACAAAGGCGATACTCAGATTGCCTCGATCACGATGCGCATACCTCGTATAACACAAAATAAGTTAATAACTGGAACACAGATGGAAGCCATACATAGCGCTGTGCAATTACTCGCAGGCTTGTTGTATGACCCGGCGGTTGATGATCATGGCATGTTCGATGAGATGCAGGTACAGGATGAAATGGCTTGGACCGAACATCATTTCGCGCATGATGGAACAGATTGGGACAAGGTGGTGCAGAGCCGTTGTCTGGAATGGATGGGGTATGAAGGGCAGAACCGTCAATTGGCTCTGGATGAATTACGGCATTGTGTCATATCTCATGAGTTGTGTCGGCACTATCAGGCATTGATCCACATTCCGATCCATGTTCATGTTCTTGGTGATATTCATCCTGGGCGAATTATGGATCTGATCTGGGAACAATTTGAATGTGGGAACAGGGAAGTGTTCAAACGCTGTTGTTCGGAAGTAGAGGGGAGACAAGGTAATCCTGCCGAGCAGCGGGAGGCTGAAGCCATGATGATGGAACTGTTGGACATCCAACAGTGCAAGATCAATGTTACTTATAGTACAGGTATTCGATATGGCTCTGCTTTATATCCGGCTTTGTTTGTATTCCATACCTTATTTGGAGCGACACCCGCGTCCCGGTTGCAGGTTGAATTACGTGAACGTTCCCAGTTGGTATATCAAGTTACCAGCACATTGGATGATTTTCGGGAAACGCTTCACATTACAACGGGCACCAGCAGTGCTAACGTGACGGCTGTTCTCGAAGGAATCGATATGGAATGGAAGAGAATCTGTGACGGAGATGTATCCGAGAGGGAGTTATATACCGCTGTGCAGAATGTGATGCATTATGTTCAGGTCGGATTCGATCTGCCACATCAGGTCATTACTAATCATATGGATCAGGTGTTGAGCGAAAGTCAGATGACGACTGTACAATTCCTTGAAGAAATAGCAGAAGTAACGCCTGAAAGGGTGGCTTCCGTTGCTACCGGGTTAAGGAAAGAAGTCACATGGATTCTGTACCCTGAGAGTGAATATTCCGCATAGTACAGGAGGGAAATCATGAGTAGTACCACATTAAATTCATGTGTCTGCAAGCGTTTATCCAACGGCCTGAACGTGAGTATACTGCCACAACCCAAATATAGTCATACATTTGTATCCTGTTCTGTACCCTATGGGTCCATTCACGATATTACGCTTGCGGGTACGGCACATTTCCTCGAACACATGATGTTTTATAATCCCGATGGTCAGTCCGTCAAATCACTTCTTCATGCCGAAGGGGCCTCAACGTCGGCGCTGACGCGTTATGATGTAACGACGTACCAACTTGCTTGTACAGGCAATCTAAGGAACAGCCTTCAACTTTTTATGAATATGATTGCAACCCCCTATTTCACGAAAGGAAACATTGAGCGTGAGCGGGCGGCGATTCATCAGGAACTGGAAATGTACAAGGATCAACCCTCCTGGCTGGCTCTTCAGCAATTGTTGCAGATGATGTATGGTAACGACCATCCAATCACACAGGATGTTGCGGGCACACCGGAGAGTATTGCCGACATTACCGTAGAATGGCTGAGCAATGCCTATACAAGTCATTATGCGGCTTCTCGAATGTCTGTGGCAGTAGTGGGACCTGTTGAACCGACGGAGATATTCGAATGGTTAGAGAACTTTTCGATGGATCAACCCAAGATCATGTCCCCTACTCCATTCATTCAGCCGTTGCAGGAACAGGACGAGACTTATAAGGAAATGAATGGTGGATCTTCGATACCTCTTGTCCGGTTTGGCTTTCAGGAAGAGAAGCCGGTTACGCAATTGGAGACTCAGGTTGCAACCATGATTGGTATCGAAGCCCTTTTAGGAGAGACTTCAACATTCTTTACAGAGAGTGTGAAGTCAGGTTTGCTCGGGAAGGGGAGTCATTGGGATCACTATTACAGGCAGGAATTTGCTTTCTCCAATGTCTGTGGGTATTCCGTTGATCCCGTTGAATTACATCAACGAGTTAAGGAAGAATGCAGTCGCATTCAGGACCGTATGCTCTCTTCCGAAGATATACACTATGCTCGGATGAAGTGGATCAGTAACCACTATGCAGATATGGATTCATTGAAAAAACGTTGCATGCACATCTCTGAATATGGCGTTATCGGGCTGGATTACATGCAAATGAGCGAATGTGCTATGAAACTGACGGATGAGGAGATCGGAATCCACCTAAGACGTATAGCGAAACCGAGTCATCTGAGGATGTCCGTTGTTCGTTGAGCAAGAAGAGTAGGGAGAGGGGGTGGCCTTGTGATACCTGCATTTACAGGATGGAAGGGATCCGCTGAGGTTCATTTTGTGGCAAATGAAGTACATATCTGGGCGCAGCCTCTTCCGCACAAGGGAGAGGTTTTTTTGTCTAGGTTGGATATAGACACCTGTGTACTGAGCGAGGATGAAATTGAACGTGTACAGAGAAAACAGAAACAATCCATGAATGATGCTCGGAAGCTGGTTATGTC
Proteins encoded in this region:
- a CDS encoding arginase family protein encodes the protein MKAPEPAYLVRRIGETLIAADETFSQFYQIEPAEELETRPIPQLDGIDPPDEPYFSLEPLVGQDSPHLYMLGIPYSGGSGMEGSKVAGFEQSLRAESWKKVMYPALTQSRISGLYDIGSGQRLLESVIMQDLGTCQTDDTDSSYSKGLNSALVYTEREEALLCCIGGDHSITYSILKSILSRSNARIILVQFDAHHDCGVDAIHQSEMHHANFVRHLLTEDGIAAVVQIGLRGLRSVDQMYKHPKLVQIPAEQMTPERVRTTLLDIQHKFQAEAAYLSFDLDCLDPGSFPYVDFPISGGPSWFNTRNCVVAALESSLPYVGFDMVEGQEAESDECIPGQYEMALRMLTYMMDGMHRNYLRHGKVATRVSQALEGTRR
- a CDS encoding insulinase family protein, with the translated sequence MQSFTTERRNNLSVHVLPTQQYANDYVQINLINAQQTIPSAIFVMIVRLLMNSCRRFPSNRLLQQQLWSLYGADLTCRFDYKGDTQIASITMRIPRITQNKLITGTQMEAIHSAVQLLAGLLYDPAVDDHGMFDEMQVQDEMAWTEHHFAHDGTDWDKVVQSRCLEWMGYEGQNRQLALDELRHCVISHELCRHYQALIHIPIHVHVLGDIHPGRIMDLIWEQFECGNREVFKRCCSEVEGRQGNPAEQREAEAMMMELLDIQQCKINVTYSTGIRYGSALYPALFVFHTLFGATPASRLQVELRERSQLVYQVTSTLDDFRETLHITTGTSSANVTAVLEGIDMEWKRICDGDVSERELYTAVQNVMHYVQVGFDLPHQVITNHMDQVLSESQMTTVQFLEEIAEVTPERVASVATGLRKEVTWILYPESEYSA
- a CDS encoding pitrilysin family protein, which codes for MSSTTLNSCVCKRLSNGLNVSILPQPKYSHTFVSCSVPYGSIHDITLAGTAHFLEHMMFYNPDGQSVKSLLHAEGASTSALTRYDVTTYQLACTGNLRNSLQLFMNMIATPYFTKGNIERERAAIHQELEMYKDQPSWLALQQLLQMMYGNDHPITQDVAGTPESIADITVEWLSNAYTSHYAASRMSVAVVGPVEPTEIFEWLENFSMDQPKIMSPTPFIQPLQEQDETYKEMNGGSSIPLVRFGFQEEKPVTQLETQVATMIGIEALLGETSTFFTESVKSGLLGKGSHWDHYYRQEFAFSNVCGYSVDPVELHQRVKEECSRIQDRMLSSEDIHYARMKWISNHYADMDSLKKRCMHISEYGVIGLDYMQMSECAMKLTDEEIGIHLRRIAKPSHLRMSVVR